DNA from Castor canadensis chromosome 3, mCasCan1.hap1v2, whole genome shotgun sequence:
AATATGGGTGGGCAGTCAAAGGCTCCCAGCTTTGGTGAGAAACTTCAGCCTGGGCATCCTCTCAGCTCTGTCTCGGTGCTCTTGGTCTCACACCTGTCCTAGGAAAGCCACCCCAggaaagggggcagggtgggggagaaATGTAAGGCATACTTtgctggggaggaaggaagaaatccaTGCTTCATGCTCAGGTGCGAGTTTCAGAGAGGATGGGCCTCTATTTCCCTTTGGACTGCTCTGCCTGGCTGGAAAGGTGGGAAAGAAATGAAACCAGGAAGGGAGCGAGGAGAGAAAGTAATGGTGATGAccataataacaacaaaagataataataataaataaataaggagggAAAGACGAGTTGGGCCAATGGAACTTACATCCACATGACAAATGACTCCTCCGTCctactcccctccccacacttaGACGGACTTCCGACGGCGGGTCAGCCTGAGGTTGTCGGCGAAGCTGTTCAACCCAGGCGAGACGGAGCTGATGGGAGACGGCAGGAGGCTGTTCTTCAGGGTGCTTGGCGAGATCTCTTCAACCTTGTAGGAGATGGAGTGCACGGCCTGGGGGGCAAGCTTGGCACGGGTACGATAGCAGGAGCAGGAGCACACGGACTGCAGGTCGCCGCCCTCGCCACCCTTGCACCGACGGGACCGGCTCGGCTGCGACTCATCGGAAACGTGGATCACCACGCTATTCTGGTGGCCGGGGAGTGACTCTCTGTCCTCCACCTCCCGCCGCTCCTCGTCGCTATTCATGGTCAGGAACCTGAGGACCACGAGGTTGAGGAAGGCCCCGATGACCGTCAGCCCCACGAGGATGTACATGAAGCTGAAGGCCACATAGAATGGTTTCCTCTGCAGGGCGCCCTTGGTCTGCAGCGCGACGTAGTCTCCGAATCCGATGGTGGTCAGCGTTATGAAGCAGTAGTAGTAGGCGTGGAAAAAGCTCCATTCCTCGCACTGGGAGAAGGCAGCCGCCCCGATGCACAGCGTGCCCATGCAGGAGAAGAAGCCCACAGTCACCATGTTCTCCATGGACACGTCGGTGTTGCGCATGCCGCAGCACTTCTTGATACGCTTCAGCAGGTAGCGCACGAAGGTGTTCATGCGCTCGCCCAGGCTCTGGAACATGACCAGCGTCAGGGGGATGCCCAGCACTGCATAGAACATGCAGAAGGCCTTGCCTGCGTCCGTGCCAGGTGCCGCGTGTCCATAACCTGCAGAGGGGACGAAGAACGGGCACAGTGGTCAGAAACCATCCTGGGAGGTTTGGCTTGGAGAGGAGTGGAGTTGGGGCATGTCCACCTCTTGAAAGGAGGGATAAAAAACCAAGGGAACAAGTTAAGACAGCGCTGgtggctgtaatcctaggtactcaggaggtagagatgaggaggatcagggttggaggccagcctaggcaaatactttgcaagaccctatctggaaaatacccaacacacaaaaaaaaggctggtggagttgctccaATGGTACAGCACCTTCCTAGAAAGTGTGGGGCTAGAAattaaaaccccaataccacctaaaaaatgagacagagagagatggagagagagagaaaggggggaggggtggagagagagagagacagaaagagagagaacaagttttttttttttaaaggcccaTGACAGCTGGGGTGCAGTGGGAAAATGGATTGGGATTCCAGATCTAAAATCCTATAATCCAAAACATTTTGAGAGCCAACATAATGCCACAATTGGAAAATTCCATACCATGAAACTTTGTTCCATACacaaatttacttaaaatattatataaaattaacttcAGTTTCTATGTTTAAGATATTTatgaaacataagtgaatttCATGTTTTAGAGTAGGTTCCAATCCCCAAAATATCTCATGATGCATGTACAaacattccaaaatctgaaaaaaatccagaattcCCAAACACTTCTGGTACCATGCACTTTGGATAAAGAGTGTTCAATCTATACCATAacctaggaggcagagaagaCTCCAACCAAGGAATGTCATTTGTTTGACATTGGGGAGGTGTGGGCAATTCAATGTTCTTAAagcaatatgattttttttattcatatgtgcatacaatgtttgggtcatttctccccgcttcccctggccccttcctttcccctccccccctttacccctccaacccctcactaccagacagaaactattttgcccttatctctagttttgttgaaaagagagtataagcaataataggaaggaccaagggtttttgctagttgagataaggatagctatacagggagttgactcacattgttcTTAAagcaatatgatttttaaaaggaaacagcATATTTACTACtaagaaaactacaaaagtaCCAAACCCAAGGGAGAGAATGAAATATGCCCACCATGGATCCACATGAAGAGTGAATATTCAAAGAAGAATgactgctgtgtgccaggcattatgCCTACTCTTTTTACACACATCTTCTCAGTCTAACCACCTCATGACCCTATAAAAGAGGCATAATGATTTCAAACCCGCTGGTAAGAAAACAGAGTTAGTGACTTAATAGCAGGGTAACCTGACTTcttcagagctgggatttgagcccAGAGTTTTCAACCACTAAAGACGAGGCCAAAAGCAAGACTTTGAGTGAAGAGAGGTAATGGGACATAAACGCCATGAGTGTAAGATTTTTTTCAACCTGTTTTGTTCCCTGCTGTATCTTGTGTAGATACACAAGAATATAATGGAATGTATAAACTTGTGCCACTGTGCAAATGAAGCCTTggtgtaaaaaagaaaacaatcctcAAAGACCCCATGTACGTAGGAACTTTTGAAACTCCTAATGCAACCTCACAGCCTGTCACTTCACCGAGCCCCTTCAGGAGCTAGCAGAGTCAATGCCCCATGTGCTCACACTCAGATGAGGACAATGGTGCAAGAAAGGTGAAGTTGCTTTCCAGGGTCACTCATCTGGCCAGTGATAAGCCAGGGCCAGGATTGGGTCTACATAACATGACAAAAAGAATGCAAGTCCCTGTAGGTTCTAGTTCAAGTTCTAGAATGAATACTGCCCAAAAGAAACCTAGATCATGCAGTGTTTAGACTGACAATTTGGAGGATAGACCTGGTCTTACAACATCTCAATTCCTGCTGCATCAAGGAAGGCTTTGCTTATGTTGTCCCAGATCCCACGCTCACAGTCACTTAAACACCTTTGTTATCTTGAGCCTTGGGGAACCTCTGCCAACTCAAGTTTCTTCATCTGACATGTAGGGTAACAGTGTTCCAAGGAGGGTTTCTGGGTGGATCTGCTGAATCCAGAGAGCACCCTACCTAAGACTCAGTAGGAACTTACCTGACCTGAGCTCTCTGCCCGCCACAGTCTCTGTTCTAGTCAGTGCTCCTTTTCTGGAGTCTCTCATGTAAGGGTCAATCTGTTAGTCTCTCCAGGAGGGCTTCTCCTCATCCTCCTTAGACCTCAATCCCACCACCTCAGCCAGTAGTGTGTTCTGAGCCCTCAGAAACTCCACAGCCTTACAAAACAAGAGAAATGGCATGACCCGAAATTGTAACCAGGCCAGAGATTATTATGGAGAGACTGGGAAGCTGAAAGGAATATCcatatatatttcaataaaaattatctAATCAAAGATTGGAGAGgaacaaagattgaaaaaaaagaaatacataagtCTCTGGGCCTTGAGAATAGTATCAGAAGGtgttccaaaagaaaagaaaaaaatcaaatgaaacaggaaaagataaaaataaatgatggccAAAATTAACAAATTAACCAGTTCTGGGTGTGATATATTTAGTGACACCAGGTGCCAGCCACCCCCACCCATACCTGTTTGATGAAAGGCAAATAAATTATAGAATCCAGAAGCTCAGTGAACCTCAAGCAGGGTAAATGCAAAGAAAACCACACGTCAGTCCAATTGCAGAAAGCCAAAGATGGACCAGAAatgaaccagagagaaatggtAACATCACATGCTGCAGAGGACAGCATGCCAAATACTGCTGACTTTTGATCGTAAACAATAGGAGGTGAGAAATAGTGGAGTCATGTCTTCACACAACCAAAAAACAAGCattatatccaaagaaaataacCTTCAAGGGTAAAGTCAAAATGAAGACATCTTCAGATTGAAAACACTGGGAAAATTCATTACCAGTGGATCTGCAAGGCATGATGACTGGAGGAAGTTGTGCCTTGGGGAAAGGATCCCAGATGGAAACAGGTCTTCAGGAAAGAATGAGGCACATCGTGGTAAAAATGTTGGTAAATATAAAACATGCAG
Protein-coding regions in this window:
- the Kcnk9 gene encoding potassium channel subfamily K member 9; amino-acid sequence: MALDSGTGCLSRAWRRVSRLQDAWPRRSSSLLCLPAFSPDPAPPMAGRQPQDEEDPGEGTSSSQPSRPQPPGCCCCCYQGLQLGGGGGSGGGGGGRGALQWDARGCQPTGHAPLAGSFLAAMKRQNVRTLSLIACTFTYLLVGAAVFDALESDHEMREEEKLKAEEIRIRGKYNISTEDYRQLELVILQSEPHRAGVQWKFAGSFYFAITVITTIGYGHAAPGTDAGKAFCMFYAVLGIPLTLVMFQSLGERMNTFVRYLLKRIKKCCGMRNTDVSMENMVTVGFFSCMGTLCIGAAAFSQCEEWSFFHAYYYCFITLTTIGFGDYVALQTKGALQRKPFYVAFSFMYILVGLTVIGAFLNLVVLRFLTMNSDEERREVEDRESLPGHQNSVVIHVSDESQPSRSRRCKGGEGGDLQSVCSCSCYRTRAKLAPQAVHSISYKVEEISPSTLKNSLLPSPISSVSPGLNSFADNLRLTRRRKSV